A stretch of Armatimonadia bacterium DNA encodes these proteins:
- the dacB gene encoding D-alanyl-D-alanine carboxypeptidase/D-alanyl-D-alanine-endopeptidase has product MRSRCVDRCRWSLAWVLLFWLLGLPVACLASLRSEIDDLLAARELRHATVGLHVVDSGTGEVLYSRNPDALLLPASNTKIVTTAAAYELLGGDFRAPTRVLAQTKPTAEGVVTGPLYLRGGGDPTLTHDKLADMAQRLYKSGLRKVTGPVVADGTAFSDASLGTGWHWQYLNDGYAAEFGALTVDSGCVTVILRGAETPGKPPLFRLEPFSEYLKLDPEATTTSGDAKPGAFRSLGRNLVSLTGPIGVNQRIETSLTVRQPALYCATLFRIALVKAGIEVGGDVLSGRTPADDVKLLQVDSPPLVEILQRINKNSDNNAAEIVLRDISMAAKGVGSCGASAALIAQWAAGFGADVEGVSLADGSGLSRSTTITARFFVQVLNHMQGRDAWVQTLPLMGKDGTLSSRLKGTAAEGRVRAKTGFISGVRSLSGYVHTKSGRRLTFSILVNQPQTTGAATAFQNKVCLLLAGL; this is encoded by the coding sequence ATGAGGTCACGCTGCGTCGATCGCTGCCGGTGGTCCCTTGCGTGGGTTCTGTTGTTCTGGTTGCTGGGGCTGCCGGTGGCGTGCCTGGCGTCCTTGCGGTCCGAGATCGACGACCTGCTGGCCGCACGTGAGCTGCGCCACGCGACCGTCGGCCTTCATGTGGTGGATTCCGGAACCGGCGAGGTGCTGTACAGTCGCAATCCGGACGCTCTGCTCCTGCCGGCCTCGAACACCAAGATCGTCACGACGGCGGCTGCCTACGAGCTTCTCGGCGGCGACTTCAGGGCACCGACGCGGGTTCTCGCGCAGACAAAGCCGACCGCTGAAGGCGTTGTCACCGGTCCTCTGTACCTGCGCGGCGGCGGCGACCCGACCCTGACTCATGACAAGCTCGCGGACATGGCTCAGCGCCTGTACAAGAGTGGGCTGCGGAAGGTCACGGGGCCTGTGGTGGCCGACGGGACGGCTTTCTCCGACGCTTCGCTCGGAACCGGCTGGCATTGGCAATACCTTAATGACGGGTACGCTGCCGAGTTTGGCGCGCTGACCGTGGACAGCGGCTGCGTGACCGTGATCCTCCGCGGCGCTGAGACGCCCGGTAAGCCCCCGCTCTTCCGACTCGAACCCTTCTCTGAGTACCTGAAGCTCGACCCGGAGGCGACCACCACCAGTGGCGACGCCAAGCCCGGAGCCTTCCGGAGTCTTGGGCGCAATCTGGTGTCCCTTACCGGCCCGATCGGCGTGAACCAGCGCATCGAGACCTCCTTGACGGTGCGCCAGCCCGCCCTCTACTGCGCAACGCTCTTCCGAATCGCGCTGGTGAAGGCGGGCATCGAGGTCGGCGGCGACGTGCTGTCCGGCAGGACCCCGGCTGACGATGTGAAGCTGCTGCAGGTGGATTCTCCGCCTCTGGTGGAGATCTTGCAGCGCATCAACAAGAACAGCGACAACAACGCAGCCGAGATCGTGCTCCGCGACATTTCCATGGCCGCCAAAGGCGTCGGCTCCTGTGGTGCTTCGGCAGCGTTGATTGCACAGTGGGCTGCCGGATTCGGGGCTGACGTGGAGGGCGTGAGCCTGGCCGACGGGTCGGGGCTCTCGCGGTCGACCACCATCACGGCGCGGTTCTTCGTCCAGGTGCTCAACCATATGCAGGGACGCGACGCCTGGGTTCAGACGCTGCCGCTGATGGGGAAGGACGGAACGCTCTCGTCGCGACTCAAGGGGACGGCTGCGGAAGGTCGGGTGCGCGCAAAGACGGGCTTCATTTCCGGAGTGCGCTCGCTCTCGGGTTACGTGCACACCAAGTCGGGCAGGCGGCTCACCTTCTCCATCCTGGTGAACCAGCCCCAGACCACGGGAGCGGCGACCGCCTTCCAGAACAAGGTCTGCCTGCTCCTGGCCGGGCTGTGA
- a CDS encoding glycosyltransferase family 2 protein, whose product MRTLIVMPAYNEAANLTATVAGVRSVLPGVDLAVVDDCSRDNTAEIAHRCGAVVLPLPINLGYGGALQVGFLYADREGYDEVVQMDADGQHEPTCVADLLQALRTTDADLVLGSRFLTPGAYRPSPARALGMALMRTLLRVTTGQRITDPTSGFQALNRRAIRLYASDVYPTDYPDTDVLIMILRAGLKVREIAVVMHPRLSGTSMHSGLKPVWYMFKMLLSIAVTLLRRPPAAAVEGVGQDG is encoded by the coding sequence ATGCGCACCCTCATCGTGATGCCGGCGTACAACGAGGCCGCCAACCTTACCGCCACCGTCGCAGGCGTGCGGAGTGTGCTGCCGGGGGTCGATCTCGCGGTCGTCGATGACTGCTCCCGCGACAACACCGCCGAGATCGCCCACCGGTGCGGTGCAGTCGTTCTCCCTCTGCCCATCAACCTCGGATACGGTGGAGCTCTGCAGGTCGGCTTTCTCTATGCCGACCGGGAGGGCTATGACGAGGTCGTCCAGATGGACGCCGACGGGCAGCACGAGCCCACCTGCGTCGCCGATCTTCTGCAGGCCCTGCGCACCACCGACGCAGACCTCGTCCTGGGCTCGCGGTTCCTTACTCCGGGTGCCTACCGGCCGTCGCCTGCGCGTGCCCTGGGAATGGCGCTGATGCGCACCCTTCTGCGGGTGACCACGGGCCAGCGGATCACAGATCCGACCAGTGGCTTCCAGGCCCTCAATCGACGCGCGATCCGCCTCTACGCCTCCGACGTGTACCCCACGGACTACCCTGATACGGACGTGCTCATCATGATCTTGCGGGCCGGGCTCAAGGTGCGCGAGATTGCAGTGGTAATGCACCCGCGGTTGTCGGGAACCTCCATGCACAGTGGCCTGAAGCCCGTGTGGTACATGTTCAAGATGTTGCTATCGATTGCAGTCACTCTCCTGCGCAGACCGCCGGCAGCGGCGGTAGAGGGAGTGGGTCAGGATGGATAG
- a CDS encoding YbhB/YbcL family Raf kinase inhibitor-like protein, translated as MARVIGQMALAALLAAFVVALCGCPSRRTAPGLETPAATVNTAAPTPTEEAPAATVNAATATPAEGAPTPGAKTTTPASAAKEAAPGLWKLSSEALASGVKIPAKYTEDGENVSPPLSWGKPPAGTRELALICDDPDAPGGTWTHWIAYGIKPETTSLPEALPADRELKTPAMKQGANSFGKTGYGGPAPPAGKAHRYQFTLYALKAPLKLGGGASKDKLLAAMKGQILATTMLEGTYSR; from the coding sequence ATGGCCCGTGTGATAGGTCAAATGGCCCTTGCTGCCCTGCTTGCGGCGTTTGTGGTGGCGCTCTGTGGTTGTCCCAGTCGTCGGACCGCGCCTGGTCTTGAGACCCCGGCGGCGACGGTGAACACGGCTGCTCCGACGCCGACCGAGGAAGCCCCTGCGGCGACGGTCAACGCTGCTACAGCGACGCCCGCCGAAGGAGCCCCGACGCCTGGGGCCAAGACGACTACTCCAGCCTCTGCCGCGAAGGAGGCTGCGCCAGGCCTCTGGAAGCTCTCGAGCGAGGCCCTCGCCTCAGGTGTGAAGATCCCGGCCAAGTACACAGAGGATGGCGAGAACGTCTCGCCGCCGCTGTCCTGGGGCAAGCCGCCCGCAGGGACTCGTGAGTTGGCGTTGATCTGTGACGACCCCGATGCGCCGGGCGGGACGTGGACCCACTGGATCGCCTACGGGATCAAGCCTGAGACGACCTCGCTGCCCGAGGCCCTGCCGGCCGACCGTGAGCTGAAGACGCCCGCAATGAAGCAGGGCGCCAACAGCTTCGGCAAGACGGGCTACGGCGGACCCGCACCACCTGCGGGCAAGGCTCACCGCTACCAGTTCACCCTCTACGCACTCAAGGCTCCGCTGAAGCTCGGGGGCGGTGCGAGCAAAGACAAGCTCCTGGCCGCGATGAAGGGCCAGATACTCGCCACGACCATGCTCGAGGGAACGTACTCGCGCTGA
- a CDS encoding ABC transporter substrate-binding protein: protein MMLRALRTLCLACLFAAILLAVLLTGCRPQSSAPSAVPEALTPTPKTTVSYPLTVKDDLGKEVTLKAEPKRIVSLSPPLTESAFALGLGDRVVGVTRFCNYPKETEGKEKIGGVSDPSVEKILSLNPDLVLATVGNPMPVLEALEKAQIPVLSLDPKTYDGAAEAMNTLGRVCGVPEAGEKLAKQMRDTAAEIQAKVARVPESKRARALLVVWLDPLFVAGPKTYMDDMLRICGAKNVAAQTENPWKQFSLEMAVAENPQVLILTAEHTPGAKDVQTQLEELRRSTAWRSVVAVKDGRVALIPADLITRTGPRLQEALKLLSQAVYPDLFPLSAGPGASH, encoded by the coding sequence ATGATGTTACGAGCGCTTCGTACTCTCTGCCTTGCCTGCCTGTTCGCCGCGATCCTCCTTGCGGTGCTCCTGACAGGCTGCCGGCCACAGTCCTCAGCACCCTCTGCCGTGCCTGAGGCCCTGACGCCGACCCCGAAGACCACCGTTTCCTATCCACTCACCGTCAAGGATGACCTCGGCAAGGAGGTCACGCTGAAGGCGGAGCCCAAGCGGATCGTCTCCTTGAGTCCCCCACTGACTGAGTCCGCCTTCGCCCTGGGACTGGGTGACCGCGTGGTGGGCGTCACGCGATTCTGCAACTACCCGAAGGAGACTGAGGGCAAGGAGAAGATCGGCGGCGTCAGCGACCCGAGCGTCGAGAAGATACTGTCGCTGAACCCCGACCTCGTGCTGGCGACCGTCGGCAACCCCATGCCCGTTCTCGAGGCCCTGGAGAAGGCGCAGATTCCTGTGCTGTCCCTCGACCCCAAGACCTACGACGGCGCCGCCGAGGCAATGAACACTCTGGGACGCGTCTGTGGGGTGCCGGAGGCAGGGGAGAAGCTCGCAAAGCAGATGCGCGACACTGCCGCCGAGATCCAGGCCAAGGTGGCCCGGGTCCCGGAGAGCAAACGCGCCAGGGCGTTACTCGTCGTCTGGCTCGATCCGCTCTTCGTGGCGGGGCCGAAGACCTACATGGATGACATGCTGCGAATCTGCGGGGCCAAGAACGTCGCCGCGCAGACCGAGAACCCCTGGAAGCAGTTCTCGCTGGAGATGGCGGTTGCCGAGAACCCCCAGGTGCTGATCCTCACGGCCGAGCATACTCCGGGAGCCAAGGACGTTCAGACGCAATTGGAGGAGCTGCGCAGGAGCACCGCCTGGCGCAGCGTCGTCGCTGTGAAGGACGGTCGCGTGGCGCTGATCCCTGCTGATCTCATCACACGCACGGGCCCGCGACTGCAGGAAGCGCTCAAGCTCCTCTCGCAGGCCGTGTACCCTGACCTATTCCCGCTCTCCGCCGGGCCGGGTGCCTCCCACTGA
- a CDS encoding iron chelate uptake ABC transporter family permease subunit: MKPRKSRRRRYLLILFALLVAVVVCTGLSTLVGPAGAPIGAVFGALLDGLRCVVTGQAAPADSLHTIVLSLRLPRAILACLVGACLALAGVVMQALFQNPMADPYLVGVSGGAGLGAVAAMMLGINVELAGFTAVPLLAFTGALGVTLLVYLLSQRGGKVQTATLLLTGIAVGSLVASITAFLMLSRDEHQAVVLSWMLGSLSGRTWLHVWAMVPQFVLGLGISLALARPLNVLLLGDEAATHVGLDVHRAKRWLLALSSLLAAAAVAVSGVIGFVGLVIPHICRLIVGPDHRILLPVSALAGALLLVLADIPARLLLSPGEIPIGIITSLLGCPFFLYLLHRHGARRL, from the coding sequence GTGAAACCCCGCAAGAGCAGGCGTCGGCGTTACCTCCTCATCCTGTTCGCGTTGCTTGTGGCCGTGGTGGTCTGTACGGGGCTGTCGACCCTGGTGGGCCCCGCTGGTGCACCTATCGGTGCGGTCTTCGGCGCGCTGCTGGACGGCCTGCGCTGCGTGGTTACCGGGCAGGCGGCCCCTGCCGACAGTCTGCACACGATCGTGCTCTCGCTGCGTCTGCCGCGGGCAATCCTGGCCTGTCTGGTGGGAGCCTGTCTCGCCCTGGCCGGAGTCGTCATGCAGGCGTTGTTCCAGAACCCCATGGCCGACCCGTATCTTGTCGGAGTGTCGGGTGGTGCGGGACTGGGTGCTGTCGCGGCGATGATGCTGGGGATCAACGTGGAGTTGGCGGGGTTCACCGCCGTGCCTCTCCTGGCCTTCACGGGAGCCCTGGGGGTTACCCTACTCGTCTACCTGCTCTCACAACGCGGGGGGAAGGTGCAGACGGCGACCTTGCTGCTGACGGGGATCGCCGTCGGCTCACTGGTTGCCTCGATCACGGCCTTCCTGATGCTGAGCCGAGACGAGCACCAGGCGGTCGTGCTCTCCTGGATGCTGGGGAGTCTGTCGGGCCGGACCTGGCTGCACGTGTGGGCGATGGTGCCGCAGTTCGTTCTCGGACTGGGGATCTCGCTGGCCCTGGCGCGCCCGCTGAACGTGCTGCTTCTCGGTGATGAGGCTGCTACCCATGTCGGCCTCGACGTTCACCGAGCCAAGCGCTGGTTGCTGGCGCTCTCCTCGCTTCTTGCGGCGGCGGCCGTCGCAGTCAGTGGTGTCATCGGCTTCGTTGGCCTAGTCATCCCCCATATCTGCCGGCTGATCGTTGGGCCTGACCACCGGATTCTGCTCCCTGTGTCGGCGCTGGCCGGTGCGCTGCTGCTGGTCCTCGCGGACATCCCTGCCCGACTGCTTCTCTCGCCTGGCGAGATCCCCATCGGGATCATCACGAGCCTGCTGGGCTGCCCCTTCTTCCTGTATCTCCTCCACCGTCACGGCGCTCGTCGACTGTAG
- a CDS encoding ABC transporter ATP-binding protein, giving the protein MTAEAAAFLECQNIRAAYDGSEVLHGISLRIGAGEMVGIIGPNGSGKSTLLRVLAGVLPPVTGKVTIDGRDVLRLRARDRARRIGVVGQQTSVTFAFAVWDLVAMGRHPHLRPLKGLTSHDRDVVRWALERTDILPLADRLVTELSGGELQRVTIARALAQEPDALLLDEPTSQLDINHQLEIGELLLSLNQERGLTTVWVSHDLNLASEFCRRIVMVGDGLVAADGSPSEVITEELLARLYGVSVTVMPNPLSGRPHVLLSAESSLTVGEVSAE; this is encoded by the coding sequence ATGACTGCAGAGGCTGCCGCCTTCCTCGAGTGCCAGAACATACGTGCCGCCTACGACGGCTCGGAGGTCCTGCACGGCATCAGCCTTCGCATCGGGGCCGGGGAGATGGTCGGCATCATCGGTCCGAACGGCTCGGGCAAGAGCACGCTCCTGCGGGTACTCGCAGGTGTGCTGCCCCCGGTAACCGGGAAGGTGACCATCGACGGACGTGATGTCTTGCGGCTGCGAGCGAGGGACCGGGCACGCCGGATCGGTGTGGTCGGACAGCAGACCTCGGTCACCTTCGCTTTTGCGGTGTGGGACCTCGTCGCCATGGGCCGGCATCCGCACCTGCGTCCGCTGAAGGGCCTGACCTCGCATGACCGCGACGTCGTCCGCTGGGCCCTGGAGCGGACCGACATCCTGCCCCTGGCCGACCGGTTGGTGACTGAACTCAGTGGGGGAGAGCTGCAGCGAGTGACCATCGCCCGAGCCCTGGCGCAGGAGCCTGACGCCCTCCTTCTCGACGAGCCCACCAGCCAACTCGACATCAACCACCAACTCGAGATCGGCGAACTGCTGCTCTCGCTGAACCAGGAGCGCGGGCTGACCACGGTGTGGGTATCCCATGACCTGAACCTGGCCTCCGAGTTCTGCCGCCGGATCGTGATGGTCGGCGATGGACTGGTGGCGGCGGACGGTTCGCCCTCCGAGGTTATCACCGAGGAGCTCCTGGCCCGGCTCTACGGAGTCAGTGTGACCGTTATGCCAAATCCGCTCAGTGGGCGACCGCACGTGCTTCTCTCGGCTGAGTCCTCCCTTACCGTGGGAGAGGTGAGCGCCGAGTGA
- a CDS encoding homocysteine S-methyltransferase family protein, producing MRLADLLSSSRPIISDGAWGTQLAARGLAAEVPETWNLAHPDRVSAVAADYVAAGSQIVLTNTFGGNRLKMAKAGVSEPAELNRLGAALSKQAAGDQALVFASIGSTGELIGLTSTYSEDDIEGVFAEQVAAILEGDPDAFVVETFTDLTEARCALRAIHGLCDLPVAVSLTFDEGRRGPATLMGVTPEQAAQELSEAGADFVGANCGGLSVEGWVQVVTTMKASTNRPIWAKANAGVPQLVAGKSVFPMEPPEFAALGKRLFEAGAKVIGGCCGTSPAHIAALAAALA from the coding sequence ATGAGACTAGCAGACCTGCTGTCCAGCTCTCGCCCGATCATCTCCGATGGTGCCTGGGGCACGCAACTCGCCGCCCGTGGACTGGCCGCAGAAGTCCCGGAGACCTGGAATCTCGCTCACCCGGACCGCGTGTCTGCCGTCGCTGCCGACTACGTGGCTGCAGGCTCCCAGATCGTGCTGACCAACACCTTCGGCGGCAACCGCCTCAAGATGGCGAAGGCCGGCGTCTCGGAGCCTGCTGAGCTCAACCGCCTCGGGGCTGCCCTGAGCAAACAGGCTGCCGGTGACCAGGCGCTCGTGTTCGCCTCCATCGGCTCGACCGGCGAACTAATCGGCCTCACAAGCACCTACAGCGAGGACGACATCGAGGGTGTCTTCGCCGAGCAGGTGGCGGCGATCCTCGAGGGCGATCCGGACGCCTTCGTTGTGGAGACCTTCACCGACCTGACCGAAGCGCGCTGTGCTCTACGTGCCATCCACGGCTTGTGTGACCTGCCGGTCGCCGTGTCCTTGACCTTCGATGAAGGTCGGCGCGGACCGGCCACGCTGATGGGCGTCACGCCGGAGCAGGCTGCCCAAGAGCTCTCTGAAGCCGGCGCCGACTTTGTGGGCGCCAACTGCGGCGGTCTGAGCGTCGAGGGCTGGGTCCAAGTGGTCACAACCATGAAGGCGAGCACGAACCGCCCGATCTGGGCCAAGGCAAACGCCGGGGTCCCGCAACTGGTCGCGGGCAAGTCGGTGTTCCCGATGGAGCCGCCGGAGTTCGCCGCCCTGGGCAAGCGACTTTTCGAGGCCGGTGCGAAGGTCATCGGTGGTTGCTGCGGCACCAGTCCCGCACACATCGCAGCCCTTGCGGCCGCCCTGGCCTAA
- the tkt gene encoding transketolase: MACDLDRLAVNTIRLLSADGVQKAKSGHPGMPMGMADVAYVLWTRYLKYNPTDPEWPNRDRFVLSAGHGSMLLYSMLHLSGYDLSMEDLQQFRQLGSRTPGHPEFGRTPGVEATTGPLGQGISNGVGMALASKILAAKFNATQAGLVDHYVYGICSDGDLMEGVASEAASLAGHWGLGNLIFFYDDNAITIEGSTELAFTEDVAKRFEAYGWQTLRADGHDHAQIAAALEAAQADKARPTLILTKTHIGMGSPNKQDTSGVHGEPLGDDELAATKANLGWPADARFLVPDEVRAIFTARAAALKPAYDEWQKLFAGFKASAPELAAEWKALWSKEVPADLFEKMLEAVGDSTDATRNHGGKVMQIASAQVPALYGGSADLAPSNKTLIKGAGDICRTDFSGRNLHFGIREHAMGAICNGMAYYGAFIPYGSTFLVFSDYMRPSIRVGALSHLQTVWVFTHDSIFVGEDGPTHEPVEHVAALRAIPNLTVLRPGDGAETAAAWSIALSRKTGPSALCLTRQSLQNLPRPADMKDLLRGCYVTVDCEGEPELIILGSGSEAALAVEAAQALQADGIKARAISLMSWEVFEEQEAAYRESVLPSACRRRVAIEAGIAQGWERYIGLDGLMIGMTGYGESAPYKVLADHFGFTPEKVLAAIREWW; encoded by the coding sequence ATGGCTTGCGATCTCGACCGTCTCGCAGTGAATACTATCCGCCTGCTGTCCGCCGATGGCGTACAGAAGGCCAAGTCCGGCCATCCCGGAATGCCGATGGGCATGGCCGATGTCGCCTACGTGCTCTGGACCCGCTACCTGAAGTACAACCCGACCGATCCGGAATGGCCCAACCGGGACCGCTTCGTCCTCTCCGCAGGTCACGGGTCGATGCTGCTGTACAGTATGCTGCACCTGTCCGGCTATGACCTGTCGATGGAAGACCTCCAGCAGTTCCGGCAGCTTGGCAGTCGGACTCCGGGGCATCCCGAGTTTGGTCGCACGCCGGGCGTCGAGGCTACCACCGGACCGCTCGGTCAGGGCATCTCGAACGGCGTTGGTATGGCCCTTGCGAGCAAGATCCTCGCGGCCAAGTTCAACGCCACACAGGCCGGGCTGGTCGACCACTATGTCTACGGCATCTGCAGCGACGGCGACCTGATGGAGGGCGTTGCTTCCGAGGCGGCTTCCCTGGCCGGTCACTGGGGCCTTGGCAACCTGATCTTCTTCTATGATGACAACGCCATCACAATCGAGGGCAGCACCGAACTCGCCTTCACCGAGGATGTTGCGAAGCGCTTCGAGGCCTATGGTTGGCAGACGCTGCGTGCCGACGGCCACGACCATGCGCAGATCGCCGCTGCTCTTGAAGCCGCTCAGGCCGACAAGGCGCGTCCGACGCTCATCCTGACCAAGACCCACATCGGCATGGGCAGCCCGAACAAGCAGGATACCTCCGGTGTGCACGGTGAGCCCCTGGGCGACGACGAGCTCGCGGCCACCAAGGCCAACCTCGGGTGGCCTGCAGATGCCAGGTTCCTCGTTCCGGATGAGGTGCGGGCGATCTTCACCGCTCGCGCCGCAGCGCTCAAGCCGGCCTATGACGAGTGGCAGAAGCTGTTCGCGGGCTTCAAGGCTTCTGCGCCGGAACTGGCCGCCGAGTGGAAGGCCCTGTGGAGTAAGGAAGTGCCGGCAGACCTGTTCGAGAAGATGCTCGAAGCCGTTGGCGACAGCACCGACGCCACCCGCAACCACGGCGGGAAGGTCATGCAGATTGCCTCTGCGCAGGTTCCGGCTCTGTATGGTGGCTCCGCCGACCTGGCTCCCTCGAACAAGACGCTCATCAAGGGCGCAGGCGACATCTGCCGCACCGACTTCAGCGGACGCAACCTGCACTTCGGCATCCGCGAGCATGCCATGGGCGCCATCTGCAACGGTATGGCCTACTATGGCGCTTTCATCCCCTACGGCAGCACCTTCCTGGTCTTCTCCGACTACATGCGGCCCTCGATCCGTGTGGGTGCGCTCTCCCATCTGCAGACCGTCTGGGTGTTCACCCATGACAGCATCTTTGTAGGTGAGGACGGGCCGACGCACGAGCCGGTGGAGCATGTGGCCGCTCTCCGCGCCATCCCGAATCTCACCGTCCTGCGTCCTGGCGACGGCGCTGAGACAGCAGCGGCCTGGTCGATCGCCTTGAGCCGCAAGACCGGCCCATCGGCCCTCTGTCTCACTCGCCAGTCTCTTCAGAACCTGCCGCGTCCGGCGGACATGAAGGACCTGCTCCGCGGCTGCTATGTCACCGTCGACTGCGAGGGCGAACCCGAGCTGATCATCCTCGGCAGCGGGTCGGAAGCTGCGCTGGCCGTTGAGGCCGCCCAGGCACTGCAGGCAGACGGCATCAAGGCACGTGCCATCAGCCTGATGAGCTGGGAAGTCTTCGAAGAGCAGGAGGCGGCCTACCGCGAGAGTGTCCTGCCCTCCGCGTGCCGCCGCCGGGTTGCCATCGAGGCTGGGATCGCCCAGGGCTGGGAACGCTATATCGGGCTTGACGGCCTGATGATCGGCATGACGGGCTACGGCGAGTCCGCGCCCTACAAGGTCCTCGCCGACCACTTCGGCTTCACACCGGAGAAGGTCCTGGCCGCCATCCGTGAGTGGTGGTAG
- a CDS encoding DUF2304 domain-containing protein, producing MDSIPTMTPRQELMALCLAAALFLFVVELVRRRRLREEYSWLWLLACTVILGVVLWPGGLKAVTWLTGSKTPTTSVFLLGILFLMVVCIHLCTKLTRQHDQIKQIAQQVALLRVRKPEAPREGPEGSPTVDERRDGGGDTGRRGSPAGS from the coding sequence ATGGATAGCATCCCGACCATGACGCCACGGCAGGAGCTGATGGCGCTGTGCCTGGCAGCTGCGCTGTTCCTCTTCGTGGTGGAGCTGGTCCGGCGTCGTCGCCTGCGGGAGGAGTACTCGTGGCTGTGGCTGCTGGCCTGCACCGTGATCCTGGGGGTAGTGCTGTGGCCGGGCGGACTGAAAGCCGTGACCTGGCTCACGGGCTCGAAAACGCCGACAACGAGTGTCTTCCTACTGGGCATCCTCTTCCTGATGGTGGTCTGCATCCACCTGTGCACGAAGCTCACGCGCCAGCATGACCAGATCAAGCAAATTGCCCAGCAGGTGGCCCTGCTTCGGGTTCGCAAGCCGGAGGCCCCCCGGGAAGGACCGGAAGGTAGCCCTACAGTCGACGAGCGCCGTGACGGTGGAGGAGATACAGGAAGAAGGGGCAGCCCAGCAGGCTCGTGA
- the dusB gene encoding tRNA dihydrouridine synthase DusB has translation MMPNSLLCEVPERYRWSIGAVEIDGPLVLGPMAGYTSLPMRLLSRRAGAHLVCSEMISAQALAYHNAKTFELMLTHPAEHPVSLQLFGSDPQVMADAVPFAEAAGADIIDVNMGCTVPKIVRSDGGAALITDPIRAAEIIAAMVERAKVPVTCKIRAGQFRGDNSYLDLACRLEQAGAAALALHARTVRQRFWGEADHEHTRRLVETLHIPVIASGDVMSPDRPRQILEDTGCAGVMIARGAVGRPWAFTQANQALRGEEPSPDPEAPQRFGIAMCQAQMLVLQSDETTAMHQMRGQLSWYSKGLPYSHELRRRFSEVRHLSELPPLMSGYLTYAAEQAELAAAQIAAMLAEDEEFE, from the coding sequence ATGATGCCCAATTCCCTGTTGTGCGAGGTTCCAGAACGCTACCGGTGGTCGATCGGCGCCGTCGAGATCGACGGTCCTCTCGTGCTCGGGCCGATGGCCGGCTACACATCCTTGCCCATGCGTCTTCTGTCGCGGCGTGCGGGAGCTCACCTGGTGTGCTCCGAGATGATCTCGGCCCAGGCCCTCGCCTACCACAACGCGAAGACCTTTGAGCTCATGCTGACGCATCCGGCCGAGCATCCCGTCTCGCTGCAGCTCTTCGGGTCTGACCCTCAGGTGATGGCCGATGCGGTGCCCTTCGCGGAGGCCGCCGGAGCAGACATCATCGACGTCAACATGGGCTGCACGGTGCCCAAGATCGTGCGCAGCGACGGCGGTGCGGCGCTGATCACCGACCCGATCCGCGCTGCCGAGATCATCGCCGCCATGGTTGAGCGTGCGAAGGTCCCCGTCACGTGCAAGATCCGCGCCGGGCAGTTCAGGGGCGACAACAGCTACCTCGACCTGGCCTGCCGTCTGGAGCAGGCTGGTGCGGCTGCCCTCGCCCTGCATGCACGCACCGTTCGCCAGCGTTTCTGGGGCGAGGCCGATCACGAGCACACCCGACGCCTCGTTGAGACGCTGCACATCCCGGTGATCGCCAGCGGCGACGTGATGTCGCCGGATCGCCCCCGGCAGATCCTCGAAGATACGGGCTGCGCCGGAGTAATGATCGCTCGGGGCGCCGTCGGACGTCCCTGGGCCTTCACACAGGCCAACCAGGCTCTGCGCGGCGAGGAGCCTTCGCCGGACCCTGAGGCGCCACAGCGTTTCGGGATCGCCATGTGCCAGGCTCAGATGCTGGTGCTCCAAAGCGACGAGACGACCGCCATGCACCAGATGCGCGGCCAGCTCTCCTGGTACTCCAAGGGTCTCCCCTACAGCCACGAACTGCGGCGCCGCTTCAGCGAGGTCCGCCACCTGTCCGAGCTTCCGCCGCTCATGTCGGGCTACCTGACCTATGCCGCCGAGCAGGCTGAATTGGCGGCAGCGCAGATCGCCGCGATGCTCGCCGAGGACGAAGAGTTCGAGTAG